From a single Raphanus sativus cultivar WK10039 chromosome 3, ASM80110v3, whole genome shotgun sequence genomic region:
- the LOC108846030 gene encoding uncharacterized protein LOC108846030 — MAVTKEGGPTHFYEEIEPFCRWRRTEDVDIVELHLPSGLKKEHLKIQISNTGILTITGSCPVDKTKSIKFSKETKVAKNCNRNEIRAKFSKGVLYVTMPKTSPTALSPFLGSKGNTSGTRDSKADDDGSNIEKCGRESHSKFGSLRERLWRKPIIEGVAAVVVVVVAVVGAVKAYQCVIASPV, encoded by the exons ATGGCAGTAACTAAGGAAGGTGGACCAACACACTTCTACGAGGAAATCGAACCCTTTTGTCGATGGAGGAGAACGGAAGACGTCGACATAGTTGAGCTACATCTTCCTTCAG GTCTGAAGAAAGAGCAtcttaaaatacaaattagCAACACCGGTATACTAACAATAACAGGAAGCTGTCCTGTGGACAAAACCAAATCAATCAAGTTTAGCAAAGAAACAAAAGTTGCAAAAAATTGTAACAGAAATGAGATTCGTGCCAAGTTCTCAAAGGGAGTTTTATATGTGACAATGCCAAAGACAAGCCCCACAGCTTTGTCTCCTTTTCTTGGTTCTAAGGGAAACACATCAGGAACTCGAGACAGTAAAGCGGATGATGATGGGAGTAATATAGAGAAGTGTGGACGTGAATCTCATAGTAAATTTGGCTCATTGAGGGAAAGACTATGGAGGAAGCCAATCATTGAGGGTGTGGCAGCCGTGGTGGTTGTGGTTGTTGCTGTTGTAGGAGCGGTCAAGGCCTACCAATGTGTTATTGCATCACCTGTTTGA